One window of Oryza brachyantha chromosome 12, ObraRS2, whole genome shotgun sequence genomic DNA carries:
- the LOC102706341 gene encoding dihydrofolate synthetase, producing MLSRFPVSLGRARGLLRGSVRCGGFVSAMAGGGGEDGHLGEFSEYMERLRNYERSGVPRGAGTDSDDGFDLGRMRRLLRCLGDPHTHFPAVHIAGTKGKGSTAAFLSNIMREQGYNVGCYTSPHLLTIRERISVGESGGPVSAAVLRNIFGHAKEAIDQSIESEDGALTHFEVFTALSYLLFSRENVDIAIVEAGLGGARDATNVIQSTELAASVITTIGKEHLAALGGSLQSIAVAKSGIIKQERPVIIGGPFSSDIEQILRDRAFLTQSPIISACDPGVRSITRCIRWDCGKPYQSCDIIIEISNNIPLFIELHDVKIQLLGDHQRQNAVTACCTALCLRELGWDISDSSIRAGLEKTQLPGRSQFLTEEETSVLGLDGASSVLVDGAHTEASAKALSDVIKTVKPRGPLAFVVGMANDKEHFAFAEQLLSGPRPDIVLLTEASIAGGRSRSMPASSLKEVWMTAAHSQGISYSDIGMITGIEAPIIASRRPAATGSSSSDTPMLIGCSSAPFSCDLIRVASRLLQGQADGDTGLICVAGSLHMVSSVLGQLRQ from the exons ATGCTCTCCCGCTTCCCCGTCTCTCTCGGCCGGGCGCGCGGCCTGCTGCGGGGTAGCGTCCGCTGCGGCGGCTTCGTCTCCGCGAtggccggaggcggcggagaggacgGCCACCTGGGGGAGTTCTCCGAGTACATGGAGCGGCTGCGCAACTACGAGCGCTCCGGGGtgccgcgcggcgccgggaCCGACTCCGACGACGGCTTCGACCTCGGCCGcatgcgccgcctcctccgctgcCTCGGCGACCCCCACACCCACTTCCCG GCTGTTCATATTGCTGGCACCAAGGGGAAAGGTTCTACTGCTGCATTTCTCTCAAATATCATGAGGGAGCAAGGTTACAATGTCGGATGCTATACTAG CCCACATCTTCTAACAATTCGTGAGCGCATCTCTGTTGGAGAAAGTGGAGGTCCTGTTTCAGCTGCTGTTTTGAGGAATATTTTTGGTCATGCTAAAGAAGCCATTGATCAATCAATAGAATCAGAAGATGGAGCCCTGACTCATTTTGAG GTTTTCACTGCTCTCTCGTATCTTCTGTTCTCACGAGAAAATGTTGACATTGCTATTGTCGAA GCAGGCCTTGGTGGAGCAAGAGATGCCACAAACGTCATACAAAGTACTGAATTAGCTGCATCTGTCATAACAACAATTGGGAAAGAACATTTGGCTGCTTTGGGTGGTTCCTTACAAAGCATAGCAGTGGCAAAGTCTGGAATCATCAAGCAGGAGCGACCA GTTATAATTGGTGGTCCTTTTTCCTCAGATATTGAGCAAATTCTCCGGGATAGAGCATTCTTAACACAATCTCCCATAATATCTGCCTGTGATCCTGGAGTCAGGAGCATCACAAGATGCATTCGTTGGGATTGTGGAAAACCTTATCAAAGCTGTGACATTATCATCGagatttcaaataatattCCATTG TTTATTGAATTGCATGATGTAAAAATCCAGCTGCTGGGGGATCATCAACGCCAGAATGCTGTAACGGCTTGCTGCACAGCTCTGTGTCTCCGTGAGCTAG GATGGGACATTTCTGATTCATCAATTAGAGCTGGTTTAGAGAAGACACAGCTGCCTGGGAGAAGCCAATTTCTTACAGAAGAGGAAACTTCAGTACTTGGGCTTGATGGAGCATCCAGCGTACTTGTTGATGGAG CCCATACTGAGGCATCAGCAAAAGCCTTATCAGACGTGATAAAAACTGTCAAACCAAGAGGGCCTTTGGCTTTTGTTGTTGGAATGGCCAATGACAAAGAACATTTTGCCTTTGCTGAACAGCTTCTGTCAG GCCCAAGACCAGACATTGTTTTGCTGACAGAGGCGAGCATAGCTGGAGGGCGCTCCAGGTCTATGCCAGCTTCATCACTGAAGGAGGTATGGATGACTGCTGCACACAGCCAGGGAATCAGCTATTCGGACATAGGGATGATCACCGGCATCGAAGCTCCGATCATTGCCAGCCGGCGGCCGGCTGCAACCGGTTCCTCGAGCAGCGACACGCCCATGCTGATTGGGTGTTCAAGCGCCCCATTTTCATGCGACCTGATCAGGGTTGCCTCTCGGCTGCTTCAGGGCCAAGCAGATGGCGACACTGGGCTGATCTGCGTGGCCGGCTCCTTGCACATGGTTTCATCAGTTCTTGGACAGCTTCGGCAGTAG
- the LOC102723010 gene encoding plant cysteine oxidase 2-like isoform X2, translated as MKVGRGSSRGGAEDDAAAGSGGMEAAPPVKRRRVAGAPAAGAGGSRRVQAEASPLQRLFQACRAVFRGPGTVPAPAEVDLLCSMLDKMKPEDVGLSAEQEFFTTREEDDGIPLIKNTTLYECENFTMVIFFLPQNAVIPLHDHPGMTVFSKLLIGSLHIRSYDWVDPEPAPSCCNHLRLAKRVVNGVFTAPCDTSVLYPTTGGNMHRFRARAPCAILDILGPPYSMEDDRDCTYYSAVPYSRHSTKNDATEQHAGVDQEGHRLSWLKETIPRELRMRRIRYGGPPISDE; from the exons ATGAAGGTGGGGAGGGGGTCGTCGAGGGGAGGTGCGGAGGATGACGCCGCTGCTGGGAGCGGCGGgatggaggcggcgccgccggtgaagAGGAGGCGGGTGGcgggggcgccggcggcgggggcaggCGGGAGCAGGCGCGTGCAGGCGGAGGCGTCGCCGCTGCAGCGGCTCTTCCAGGCTTGCCGCGCCGTCTTCAGGGGCCCCGGCACCGTCCCGGCGCCCGCCGAGGTCGACCTGCTCTGCTCCATGCTCG ACAAAATGAAACCAGAAGATGTTGGCCTTAGCGCGGAACAAGAATTCTTCACGACTAGAGAAGAAGACGATGGAATCCCGCTCATTAAAAATACAACATTGTATGAATGCGAGAACTTTACG ATGGTTATCTTCTTTTTACCACAAAACGCGGTCATCCCTCTCCACGATCACCCTGGAATGACAGTGTTCAGTAAACTACTTATCGGATCGCTGCATATAAGGTCATACGATTGGGTTGATCCTGAGCCCGCGCCAAGCTGTTGTAATCACT TGAGATTGGCAAAGCGAGTGGTGAATGGTGTTTTTACGGCGCCTTGTGATACATCAGTCCTGTACCCGACAACGGGAGGGAACATGCACCGGTTTCGAGCTAGGGCGCCTTGTGCAATTCTCGACATTCTTGGCCCCCCTTACTCCATGGAAGATGACCGGGACTGCACCTATTACAGCGCTGTTCCTTACTCGCGTCATTCGA CGAAAAATGACGCGACGGAGCAGCACGCCGGAGTCGACCAAGAAGGCCACCGTCTGTCATGGCTGAAGGAAACCATTCCACGGGAGCTGAGGATGCGCAGGATCCGGTACGGTGGCCCGCCGATCTCCGATGAGTGA
- the LOC102706616 gene encoding 5-methyltetrahydropteroyltriglutamate--homocysteine methyltransferase 1, translated as MASHIVGYPRMGPKRELKFALESFWDGKSSAEDLEKVATDLRASIWKQMADAGIKYIPSNTFSYYDQVLDTTAMLGAVPERYSWTGGEIGFSTYFSMARGNATVPAMEMTKWFDTNYHFIVPELGPNTKFSYSSHKAVNEYKEAKALGVETVPVLVGPVSYLLLSKPAKGVEKSFPLLSLLSSVLPVYKEVIAELKAAGATWIQFDEPTLVLDLDSHQLAAFSAAYTELEPALSGLNVLVETYFADIPAESYKTLTSLNSVTAYGFDLIRGAKTLDLVKSAGFPSGKYLFAGVVDGRNIWADDLAASLSTLASLEAVVGKDKLVVSTSCSLMHTAVDLVNETKLDSEIKSWLAFAAQKVVEVNALAKALAGQKDEAYFAANAAAQASRRSSPRVTNEEVQKAAAALKGSDHRRATNVSARLDAQQKKLNLPVLPTTTIGSFPQTVELRRVRREYKANKISEEEYVSAIKEEISKVVKIQEELDIDVLVHGEPERNDMVEYFGEQLSGFAFTANGWVQSYGSRCVKPPIIYGDVSRPNPMTVFWSKTAQSMTSRPMKGMLTGPVTILNWSFVRNDQPRFETCYQIALAIKKEVEDLEAGGIQVIQIDEAALREGLPLRKAEHDFYLDWAVHSFRITNCGVQDTTQIHTHMCYSNFNDIIHSIINMDADVITIENSRSDEKLLSVFREGVKYGAGIGPGVYDIHSPRIPSAEEIADRINKMLAVLDTNILWVNPDCGLKTRKYTEVKPALTNMVSAAKLIRTQLASAK; from the exons ATGGCGTCTCACATTGTTGGGTACCCCCGCATGGGCCCCAAGAGGGAGCTCAAGTTTGCCTTGGAGTCTTTTTGGGATGGGAAGAGCAGCGCTGAGGATTTGGAGAAGGTTGCGACTGACCTCAGGGCCAGCATCTGGAAGCAAATGGCTGATGCTGGGATCAAGTACATCCCCAGCAACACCTTCTCGTACTATGATCAGGTTCTTGACACCACTGCCATGCTTGGTGCCGTCCCAGAGCGCTACTCATGGACCGGTGGAGAGATTGGGTTCAGCACCTACTTCTCGATGGCTAGGGGCAATGCCACTGTCCCTGCTATGGAGATGACCAAGTGGTTTGACACCAACTA CCACTTTATTGTCCCTGAACTTGGTCCTAACACCAAGTTCTCCTACTCTTCCCACAAGGCTGTGAATGAATACAAGGAGGCTAAGGCG CTTGGTGTCGAGACCGTGCCAGTACTTGTTGGACCAGTTTCATACTTGTTGCTCTCCAAGCCCGCCAAGGGTGTAGAGAAGTCGTTCCCTCTTCTTTCCCTTCTTAGCAGCGTCCTTCCTGTCTACAA GGAGGTTATTGCTGAGTTGAAGGCAGCTGGGGCTACATGGATTCAGTTTGATGAGCCCACACTTGTTCTTGACCTTGACTCTCACCAATTGGCTGCATTCTCTGCTGCGTACACAGAACTTGAGCCAGCACTTTCTGGATTGAATGTGCTTGTTGAGACATACTTCGCTGACATTCCAGCTGAATCATACAA GACCCTCACATCCTTGAACAGCGTGACTGCTTATGGTTTTGACCTTATCCGTGGAGCCAAGACTCTTGACCTTGTCAAGAGTGCTGGTTTCCCCTCTGGAAAGTATCTCTTTGCTGGTGTTGTGGATGGACGCAACATCTGGGCTGATGATCTTGCTGCATCTCTCAGCACCCTTGCATCTCTTGAGGCTGTTGTTGGAAAGG ACAAGCTTGTGGTGTCGACTTCCTGCTCGCTTATGCACACAGCTGTGGATCTTGTGAATGAGACCAAGCTTGATAGTGAGATCAAGTCATGGCTCGCTTTTGCTGCCCAAAAGGTGGTTGAGGTGAATGCCCTTGCTAAGGCATTGGCTGGACAGAAGGATGAG GCTTACTTTGCAGCAAATGCCGCTGCTCAGGCCTCCAGGAGGTCATCACCTCGTGTGACTAATGAGGAAGTCCAAAAGGCT GCTGCTGCCCTGAAGGGGTCTGACCACCGCCGAGCTACCAATGTTAGCGCTAGGTTGGACGCACAgcagaagaagctcaacctcCCAGTCCTTCCTACAACCACTATTGGTTCATTCCCGCAGACTGTGGAGCTCAGGAGAGTCCGCCGTGAGTACAAGGCAAACAA GATCTCTGAGGAGGAGTACGTCAGTGCCATCAAGGAGGAAATCAGCAAGGTTGTTAAGATCCAAGAAGAGCTTGACATTGATGTGCTTGTTCATGGCGAGCCCGAG AGAAACGATATGGTTGAGTACTTCGGTGAGCAGCTTTCTGGTTTTGCATTCACTGCCAACGGATGGGTGCAATCTTATGGATCACGGTGTGTCAAGCCACCAATTATCTATGGTGATGTGAGCCGCCCTAACCCCATGACCGTGTTCTGGTCCAAGACGGCGCAGAGCATGACATCTCGCCCAATGAAGGGAATGTTGACTGGCCCTGTCACAATCCTCAACTGGTCCTTTGTCAGAAACGACCAGCCAAG GTTTGAGACATGCTACCAGATTGCTCTTGCAATCAAGAAGGAGGTCGAGGACCTTGAGGCTGGTGGTATTCAG GTCATCCAAATTGATGAGGCTGCTTTGAGAGAAGGTCTGCCACTCCGCAAGGCGGAGCACGATTTCTACCTGGACTGGGCTGTCCACTCCTTCAGAATCACCAACTGTGGTGTGCAGGACACCACTCAG ATCCACACCCACATGTGCTACTCTAACTTCAACGACATCATCCACTCCATCATTAACATGGACGCCGATGTGATCACCATCGAGAACTCCCGGTCCGATGAGAAGTTGCTTTCTGTCTTCCGTGAGGGTGTGAAGTATGGCGCCGGCATTGGCCCCGGTGTCTATGACATCCACTCCCCCAGGATCCCATCTGCAGAGGAGATCGCCGACCGCATCAACAAGATGCTTGCGGTGCTCGACACCAACATTCTCTGGGTGAACCCTGACTGTGGCCTCAAGACCCGCAAGTACACCGAGGTCAAGCCTGCCCTTACCAACATGGTTTCAGCTGCCAAGCTCATCCGCACCCAGCTCGCCAGTGCCAAGTGA
- the LOC102699743 gene encoding cation/calcium exchanger 1-like, with amino-acid sequence MAAFLQTLQRRRRRSNAAVAGAAFLALAAVFSVRLATRNGIEIFRGVGRVAVASSSSPEPDNSSPGGCREMQSLGDHGARCRYVRKHPPCAPEGYVDYLRLLYCGFGREPWLGYAVLALWLLVLFYLLGDTASEYFCASLEGLSSVLRLPPAIAGVTLLSLGNGAPDVLSSVVAFASGGEEAGDVGLSGVLGGALFVSTVVAGVVAIVAGRRGPVTIERRGFVRDVCFLLVALGYLLAVLLTGAITVWAAASFLSLYAGYVLLVWTSHCCAASAEEEEAIKHPVSSLVAPFLLDDDGDASPPPLPVSYKPAVAAPRTFARRLIDLLHSPLYLPRRLTVPDIAVHRWSKPNAVASALLSPLLLAAISLPTTPVIILSAALAGVLLAAVATLTTDAASPPKSRWARLPWLAGGFLMSVLWSYVLARELVSLLVSIGVAAGVEAGVLGATVLAWGNSLGDLVADVALAMHGGAETAVAGCYAGPAFNTVVGLGLSLTLAAGARHPEPYAIPAGVAVYVAVGFLAAALAWALVVLPARGMRLDAVLGVGLLVIYFVFLCVRLAILTPLH; translated from the coding sequence ATGGCCGCGTTCTTGCAAacgctgcagcggcggcgcaggcgaagcaatgccgccgtcgccggcgccgcgttcttggctctcgccgccgtcttctcCGTGCGCCTCGCCACGCGCAATGGGATCGAGATCTTCAGAGGTGTTGGTCGGGTTGCGGtggcgagctcgtcgtcgccggagccggacAACTCGTCCCCCGGTGGGTGCCGGGAGATGCAGTCGCTGGGCGATCATGGCGCGAGGTGCCGGTACGTGCGGAAGCACCCGCCGTGCGCGCCGGAGGGGTACGTGGACTACCTCCGGCTGCTGTACTGCGGGTTCGGGCGGGAGCCATGGCTGGGCTACGCGGTGCTCGCGCTGTggctgctcgtgctcttctacCTCCTCGGCGACACGGCGTCCGAGTACTTCTGCGCCTCGCTCGAGGGGCTCTCCTCCGTGCTCCGCCTCCCGCCGGCGATCGCGGGCGTCACGCTGCTGTCCCTCGGGAACGGCGCGCCCGACGTGCTGTCCAGCGTCGTGGCGTTCgcctccggcggcgaggaggccggggACGTCGGGCTCAGCGGCGTGCTCGGCGGCGCGCTGTTCGTGTCcacggtcgtcgccggcgtggtcgccatcgtcgccgggCGTCGAGGACCGGTCACCATCGAGCGGCGCGGGTTCGTGCGCGACGTGTGCTTCCTCCTGGTGGCGCTCGGCTACCTTCTCGCCGTGCTGCTCACCGGCGCCATCACCGTCTGGGCCGCCGCGTCGTTCCTCTCCCTCTACGCCGGCTACGTCCTCCTCGTCTGGACCTCCCACtgctgcgccgcctccgccgaaGAAGAGGAAGCCATCAAGCACCCGGTCTCCTCCCTCGTCGCGCCTTtcctcctcgacgacgacggcgacgcgtcACCTCCTCCGCTCCCCGTCTCGTACAAGCCCGCCGTGGCCGCGCCAAGAACCTTCGCGCGGCGCCTCATCGACCTCCTCCACTCGCCGCTCTACCTCCCGCGTCGCCTGACCGTCCCCGACATCGCCGTGCACCGGTGGTCCAAGCCCAACGCGGTGGCCTCCGCGctgctctctcctctcctcctcgccgccatctCCTTGCCCACCACCCCCGTCATCATCCTCTCCGCCGCGCTGGCCGgagtcctcctcgccgccgtcgcgacGCTCACCACggacgccgcctccccgcccaAGAGCCGGTGGGCGCGCCTCCCCTGGCTCGCCGGCGGGTTCCTCATGTCGGTGCTCTGGTCCTACGTCCTGGCGCGCGAGCTCGTGTCCCTGCTGGTCTCCATCGGCGTGGCGGCCGGCGTGGAGGCCGGCGTGCTGGGCGCGACGGTGCTGGCGTGGGGGAACTCGCTGGGGGACCTGGTGGCGGACGTGGCGCTGGCCATGCACGGCGGGGCCGAGACGGCGGTAGCCGGCTGCTACGCGGGGCCGGCGTTCAACACGGTGGTGGGGCTCGGGCTGTCGCTGACGCTGGCGGCCGGGGCGCGCCACCCGGAGCCGTACGCGATCCCGGCGGGCGTGGCGGTGTACGTGGCCGTGGggttcctcgccgccgcgctggcgTGGGCGCTGGTGGTGCTGCCGGCGAGGGGGATGAGGCTGGACGCGGTGCTCGGCGTGGGCCTCCTCGTCATCTACTTCGTCTTCCTCTGCGTCAGGCTCGCCATTCTCACGCCATTGCATTGa
- the LOC102723010 gene encoding plant cysteine oxidase 2-like isoform X1: MKVGRGSSRGGAEDDAAAGSGGMEAAPPVKRRRVAGAPAAGAGGSRRVQAEASPLQRLFQACRAVFRGPGTVPAPAEVDLLCSMLDKMKPEDVGLSAEQEFFTTREEDDGIPLIKNTTLYECENFTMVIFFLPQNAVIPLHDHPGMTVFSKLLIGSLHIRSYDWVDPEPAPSCCNHSVRLAKRVVNGVFTAPCDTSVLYPTTGGNMHRFRARAPCAILDILGPPYSMEDDRDCTYYSAVPYSRHSTKNDATEQHAGVDQEGHRLSWLKETIPRELRMRRIRYGGPPISDE, from the exons ATGAAGGTGGGGAGGGGGTCGTCGAGGGGAGGTGCGGAGGATGACGCCGCTGCTGGGAGCGGCGGgatggaggcggcgccgccggtgaagAGGAGGCGGGTGGcgggggcgccggcggcgggggcaggCGGGAGCAGGCGCGTGCAGGCGGAGGCGTCGCCGCTGCAGCGGCTCTTCCAGGCTTGCCGCGCCGTCTTCAGGGGCCCCGGCACCGTCCCGGCGCCCGCCGAGGTCGACCTGCTCTGCTCCATGCTCG ACAAAATGAAACCAGAAGATGTTGGCCTTAGCGCGGAACAAGAATTCTTCACGACTAGAGAAGAAGACGATGGAATCCCGCTCATTAAAAATACAACATTGTATGAATGCGAGAACTTTACG ATGGTTATCTTCTTTTTACCACAAAACGCGGTCATCCCTCTCCACGATCACCCTGGAATGACAGTGTTCAGTAAACTACTTATCGGATCGCTGCATATAAGGTCATACGATTGGGTTGATCCTGAGCCCGCGCCAAGCTGTTGTAATCACT CAGTGAGATTGGCAAAGCGAGTGGTGAATGGTGTTTTTACGGCGCCTTGTGATACATCAGTCCTGTACCCGACAACGGGAGGGAACATGCACCGGTTTCGAGCTAGGGCGCCTTGTGCAATTCTCGACATTCTTGGCCCCCCTTACTCCATGGAAGATGACCGGGACTGCACCTATTACAGCGCTGTTCCTTACTCGCGTCATTCGA CGAAAAATGACGCGACGGAGCAGCACGCCGGAGTCGACCAAGAAGGCCACCGTCTGTCATGGCTGAAGGAAACCATTCCACGGGAGCTGAGGATGCGCAGGATCCGGTACGGTGGCCCGCCGATCTCCGATGAGTGA
- the LOC102699463 gene encoding vegetative cell wall protein gp1-like: MEQRRAIAYEEVEPVVEWRQVGDDRDVVEISLPGFRKEQVRVQVDNHGVLRATGERPAAARGGRWVRFKKDLRLPENCDADGVRARFEDHKLIITLPLVVPDTVPWTSPSPESKTPPILSPPPPPPPPPPPPPRTRTRTRFEPPPPPPSPPRTRFEPSPPPSPPPRPPPGPPPTLPPRTRSHFEPSLPPPPPSPPPVKAPVAEPKPKPPPSLPPPPPPPPPPPPPPALPPPPEQVSPPPQPPAITPVVVEPKPQPPPPPRAPTAKPSPPLPQTPAEAGTSPEPPLPLPPAAADKAMTKLPNITPTPATGDGDPKPKPKPPPSPPPPRYWAPPPPAVTAPEPTKPAADEPRPSSPLRRKLPNTIQRQPADGGRPKPPPSPPPPPPQRYWTPQPTAIIPEPPKPAADKPARPPPPSTKEPDVTLTVPSRQAASPPPPRLPVSAKRKEVQEVARVGAPAAEEKETKEQPPPSTASGTRTEAENERRLLVNMAAAAAVLVGIVVAVWRTLSS, from the coding sequence atggAGCAGCGGCGAGCGATAGCGTACGAGGAGGTGGAGCCGGTGGTGGAGTGGAGGCAGGTCGGGGACGACAGGGACGTGGTGGAGATCAGCCTGCCGGGGTTCAGGAAGGAGCAGGTGAGGGTGCAGGTGGACAACCACGGCGTGCTCAGGGCCACCGgcgagcggccggcggcggcgaggggagggaggTGGGTGCGCTTCAAGAAGGACCTCCGACTGCCGGAGAActgcgacgccgacggcgtccGTGCCAGGTTCGAAGACCACAAGCTCATCATCACCCTCCCCCTCGTCGTCCCCGACACGGTGCCGTGgacgtccccgtcgccggAGTCCAAGACGCCGCCGATTctgtctccgccgccgccgccgccgccgccaccacctcctcctcctcgtacGCGCACGCGTACGCGTTTTgaaccgccaccgccgcctccttctcctccccgTACGCGTTTtgagccgtcgccgccgccgtcaccaccgccgcggccaccaccTGGTCCGCCTCCTACTCTTCCTCCTCGGACTCGTAGCCATTTTGAGccatcgctgccgccgccgccgccttctcctcctccggtgaAAGCTCCTGTTGCCGAGCCGAAGCCCAAGCCGCCACCGTCGttgccgccacctccgcctccgcctccgcctccaccaccacctccggcacttcctcctcctccagaaCAAGTGTCGCCACCACCACAACCTCCGGCGATCACCCCTGTTGTCGTCGAGCCAAAGCCccagccaccgccaccaccacgagCTCCGACGGCAaagccctcgccgccgctaccACAAACTCCGGCGGAGGCCGGCACGAGTCCTGAACCGCcgttgccgctgccgcccgccgccgccgacaagGCCATGACAAAGCTACCCAATATTACTCCGACACCGGCCACCGGAGACGGCGATCCAAAGCCAAAGCCAAAACCGCctccatctccgccgccgccgaggtattgggctccacctccacctgcaGTAACTGCTCCCGAACCAACTAAACCCGCCGCCGATGAGCCGAGaccctcgtcgccgctgcGGCGGAAGTTGCCCAATACCATTCAGAGACAGCCCGCAGACGGTGGCCGCCCAAAgccgcctccgtcgccgccgccgccgccgccacagcgGTATTGGACTCCACAACCTACAGCCATTATCCCCGAACCACCAAAGCCCGCCGCCGACAAGCCGGcacgcccgccaccgccgagcaCGAAGGAACCCGATGTTACCCTCACTGTGCCGAGTCGTCAGgccgcctcaccgccgccgccgcggcttcCTGTGTCGGCAAAGAGGAAGGAAGTGCAAGAAGTGGCTCGGGTTGGAGCACCAGCAGCAGAGGAGAAGGAAACGAaggagcagccgccgccgtcgacggcgagtgGAACTCGGACGGAGGCGGAGAACGAGAGGAGGCTGCTGGTgaacatggcggcggcggcagcggtgcTCGTCGGGATCGTCGTGGCCGTGTGGCGCACCTTGAGTAGCTAA